The following are encoded in a window of Pseudalgibacter alginicilyticus genomic DNA:
- a CDS encoding DUF4287 domain-containing protein: protein MSFKTYIKNIEDKTGKTAEDFQTLAEQKGFTKNGELVVKATDVTN, encoded by the coding sequence ATGTCATTCAAAACATATATCAAAAACATAGAAGATAAAACAGGTAAAACCGCTGAAGACTTTCAAACATTAGCAGAACAAAAAGGCTTTACCAAGAATGGAGAATTAGTTGTAAAGGCTACCGATGTGACCAATTAA
- a CDS encoding DUF4287 domain-containing protein, whose product MKEEFALGHGHAMAMYAYIKGKRE is encoded by the coding sequence TTGAAAGAAGAGTTTGCGTTAGGTCATGGTCACGCCATGGCTATGTATGCCTATATAAAAGGGAAAAGAGAATAA